One genomic window of Micrococcus flavus includes the following:
- a CDS encoding YbdD/YjiX family protein, with product MTSDVGASRSASAAPLARAWGAVRWWVRGVNGEAKYDAYLAHHRAHHPGEEPLTERQFWRAEYARQDANPGSRCC from the coding sequence GTGACCTCCGACGTCGGCGCCTCCCGGAGCGCCTCCGCCGCGCCGCTGGCCCGCGCCTGGGGCGCGGTCCGGTGGTGGGTGCGCGGCGTGAACGGGGAGGCCAAGTACGATGCCTACCTGGCCCACCACCGGGCCCACCACCCGGGGGAGGAGCCCCTGACGGAGCGGCAGTTCTGGCGCGCCGAGTACGCCCGCCAGGACGCCAACCCCGG